In Arvicola amphibius chromosome 1, mArvAmp1.2, whole genome shotgun sequence, one DNA window encodes the following:
- the LOC119828044 gene encoding non-structural maintenance of chromosomes element 3 homolog produces MPPPPPPTPRGRLVQTTPNRPVLPVTGASLRRLLMLQKPRSRSLPGAQPGSGSDRDLGASGEFPSGPGRPDASQGSAGALSPSSRPAQATPAPELRTQKQLELKVAELVQFLLIKDQRKIPIKRSGILKHVIRDYKDIFPDLLKLAAERLHYVFGYKLVELEPKSNAYILINTLEPVEEDAEMRGDQGTPTTGLLMIILGLIFMNGHSIPETEVWDFLRRLGVYPTKKHSVFGDPKKLITEDFVRQRYLESRRIPHTDPVDCELQWGPRANLETSKMKVLKFVAKVHNQDPKNWPTQYCEALADEQSRVRPEPSGPVPAS; encoded by the coding sequence atgccgcCGCCCCCGCCCCCTACCCCTCGCGGGCGCCTGGTGCAAACGACCCCCAATCGCCCGGTGCTGCCAGTTACAGGAGCATCTCTCCGCCGCCTGCTCATGTTACAAAAGCCGAGGAGCAGGAGCCTCCCTGGTGCCCAGCCTGGGAGTGGCAGCGACCGTGATCTGGGTGCCTCTGGGGAGTTCCCGAGTGGGCCCGGACGCCCCGATGCCTCGCAGGGCAGTGCAGGCGCCTTGTCGCCGAGCTCCCGCCCGGCTCAGGCCACTCCCGCCCCGGAACTCCGGACCCAGAAGCAGCTGGAATTGAAGGTGGCAGAGCTGGTGCAGTTCTTGCTGATTAAGGACCAGCGGAAGATCCCCATCAAGCGGTCCGGTATCCTGAAGCACGTCATCCGTGACTACAAGGACATCTTCCCAGACCTGCTCAAGCTGGCTGCAGAGCGGCTCCACTATGTGTTCGGGTACAAACTGGTAGAACTCGAACCCAAGAGCAACGCCTACATCCTCATCAACACCCTGGAGCCAGTGGAGGAGGATGCTGAGATGAGAGGCGACCAGGGAACGCCCACCACCGGCCTCCTGATGATTATTTTAGGGCTCATCTTTATGAATGGCCACAGCATCCCGGAAACCGAAGTCTGGGATTTTCTTCGTCGTTTGGGGGTGTATCCCACCAAGAAGCATTCAGTTTTCGGAGATCCGAAGAAACTCATTACTGAAGACTTCGTGAGACAGCGTTACCTGGAGTCCCGACGGATACCCCACACAGATCCCGTGGACTGTGAGCTCCAGTGGGGTCCACGAGCAAATCTGGAAACCAGCAAGATGAAAGTTCTTAAATTTGTGGCCAAAGTCCACAATCAAGATCCCAAAAACTGGCCCACGCAGTACTGTGAAGCTTTGGCAGACGAGCAGAGCAGGGTCAGACCGGAACCCAGTGGTCCAGTCCCGGCTTCTTGA